In a genomic window of Thermosynechococcus sp. CL-1:
- the asnS gene encoding asparagine--tRNA ligase encodes MQQRIKDILHQGQVGDRVTVKGWVRTKRELKECTFVNVNDGSTLAGLQVVIPNTVAAATPAIKDLTTGAAAEFSGELVRSPGKNQTIELHAQQIHLWGSADPETYPLQKKRHSFEFLRTISHLRPRTNTLGAVMRVRNACATAIHQFFQERGFLWVHTPIITASDCEGAGELFTVTTLDLAQPPKTPEGNIDFSQDFFGRRAYLTVSGQLEAEIMATAFTNVYTFGPTFRAENSNTSRHLAEFWMVEPEMAFCDLMGDMELAEAFLQFVFRYVLDHCPEDMAFFQERIDNSVMATAEQMATQPFARLSYSEAIQVLEKSGRAFEFPVAWGLDLQSEHERYLAEEYCQRPVIVYDYPANIKAFYMRLNDDGKTVAAMDVLAPKIGEIIGGSQREERFEVLQEQIVRRGLDPAPYWWYLDLRRYGSVPHAGFGLGFERLVQFMTGMDNIRDVILFPRTPGNAEF; translated from the coding sequence ATGCAGCAGCGGATTAAGGATATTCTTCATCAAGGTCAAGTGGGCGATCGCGTCACCGTCAAGGGCTGGGTGCGCACCAAACGCGAACTCAAGGAATGTACGTTTGTCAACGTCAACGATGGCTCAACCCTAGCCGGATTGCAGGTGGTCATTCCCAACACTGTGGCAGCAGCAACGCCAGCCATTAAAGACCTGACCACAGGGGCTGCCGCAGAATTCAGTGGCGAACTGGTGCGTTCTCCCGGCAAAAACCAAACCATTGAACTCCATGCCCAGCAGATTCACCTTTGGGGCAGTGCCGATCCAGAAACCTATCCCCTGCAAAAAAAACGCCACAGCTTTGAATTTCTACGCACCATTAGTCATCTCCGGCCGCGAACCAATACCCTAGGCGCAGTGATGCGAGTGCGCAATGCCTGTGCCACTGCCATTCACCAATTTTTCCAAGAGCGGGGATTCCTGTGGGTACACACCCCGATCATTACCGCCAGCGACTGTGAAGGGGCTGGGGAACTCTTTACCGTCACCACCCTGGATTTAGCGCAGCCACCCAAAACCCCAGAGGGGAATATTGACTTCAGTCAGGACTTTTTTGGCCGCCGTGCCTACCTGACGGTGAGTGGCCAACTGGAGGCAGAAATTATGGCCACGGCATTTACCAATGTCTATACCTTTGGCCCCACCTTCCGCGCTGAAAACTCTAACACCTCGCGGCATCTAGCCGAGTTTTGGATGGTGGAGCCAGAGATGGCCTTCTGTGACCTGATGGGAGATATGGAACTGGCGGAGGCCTTTTTGCAGTTTGTCTTTCGCTATGTCCTTGACCACTGCCCAGAGGATATGGCCTTCTTTCAGGAGCGGATTGATAATAGCGTCATGGCCACCGCCGAGCAGATGGCAACCCAACCCTTTGCCCGCCTTAGTTACAGTGAAGCCATTCAAGTCCTAGAAAAAAGTGGCCGCGCCTTTGAATTTCCCGTGGCTTGGGGACTAGACCTGCAATCGGAGCATGAGCGCTACCTTGCTGAGGAATACTGCCAGCGCCCCGTGATTGTCTATGACTATCCCGCCAATATTAAAGCCTTCTATATGCGCCTCAATGATGATGGCAAAACGGTGGCTGCCATGGATGTCCTTGCCCCGAAAATTGGTGAGATCATTGGTGGCTCCCAGCGGGAAGAACGCTTTGAGGTGTTACAGGAGCAGATTGTCCGCCGTGGGCTAGACCCTGCCCCCTACTGGTGGTACTTGGATTTGCGCCGTTATGGCAGTGTTCCCCATGCCGGCTTTGGGCTGGGCTTTGAACGGTTGGTGCAGTTTATGACGGGGATGGACAATATCCGTGATGTTATTCTCTTTCCTCGTACACCGGGGAATGCTGAATTTTAG
- a CDS encoding endonuclease MutS2 codes for MVVLTSQVSALDKSLGRLEWPRLCYQLATFAATKRGMRQLQGGEILGGTQAASQVLLAQTTEVITLETVHQVRLDFSQVTDIEPALRRLDHGGCLQGMELLAIAHLLSAARQQRRQIEEHAQLNELQQLVAGVRTYPEVTQEIYRCITDQGQVSDRASPELAEIRQQQRQCRTQIQQQLQQILQQRASAIQEAVVTQRRDRYVLAVKATHKDQMPGIVHDLSASGATLYIEPRETIDLQNRLQQLTHQEAEAERAICQALSDQLATISDDLWYLLDVLTTLDMAVARAHYSLWLQGNPPQFVSDTRLHLKALRHPLLVWQEHHEQGQTVVPIDIELHPPTKVVTITGPNTGGKTATLKALGLAALMAKAGLYVPAAAPVELPWFTGIWADIGDEQSLTQNLSTFSSHICNIRDILTELEMTGGNTLVLLDEVGAGTDPSEGTALAIALLRYLAEHASLTFATTHYGELKALKYQDSRFENAAVEFDETTLAPTYRLLWGIPGQSNALAIAQRLGLYPSIIEDAKAFLSSDSNRINEMIMGLVAQRQAQEAKTTAAAALLRDTEALYQEIATKAQELRQRQQQLRQQQEEQVRSALHQAQQEIAKVIAQLQRANSPEQVQAAQTALAQIEKTYLPPPPPAEFMPQPGDRVRLPQWQQVGEVLSVSQQGDIVVQVGSVKFTVPPHAVESLKGEPVRTPSKPKSDPAQAPLPPPSRTPTPAPAIRTESRTLDLRGKRTHEAEPLLEEFLNRQQGTVWIIHGHGSGALRQFVHQFLEQHPSVQSYHLAPPEEGGRGVTIVQL; via the coding sequence TTGGTTGTTCTCACATCACAAGTTAGTGCACTAGACAAATCCCTAGGGCGGCTGGAGTGGCCGCGTCTCTGTTATCAGTTGGCAACGTTTGCTGCTACCAAACGGGGGATGCGCCAGCTGCAGGGGGGAGAGATTCTAGGGGGCACCCAAGCAGCCAGTCAAGTGCTGTTGGCTCAAACCACTGAGGTGATTACCCTAGAAACGGTGCACCAAGTGCGCTTAGATTTTAGCCAAGTCACGGATATTGAACCTGCCCTTCGCCGGTTGGATCATGGGGGCTGTTTGCAGGGAATGGAGCTACTGGCGATCGCCCACCTGTTGAGTGCGGCGCGGCAACAGCGGCGTCAAATTGAGGAACACGCGCAACTCAATGAACTCCAACAACTAGTGGCCGGTGTCCGTACCTATCCTGAGGTGACTCAGGAGATTTACCGCTGTATTACCGATCAGGGGCAAGTGAGCGATCGCGCCAGTCCTGAATTGGCTGAGATTCGCCAGCAGCAACGGCAGTGCCGTACCCAGATCCAGCAGCAACTGCAGCAGATTCTGCAGCAGCGAGCCAGTGCTATTCAAGAGGCAGTGGTCACCCAACGGCGCGATCGCTATGTGTTGGCAGTCAAAGCCACCCACAAAGACCAGATGCCGGGGATTGTCCACGATCTCTCCGCCAGTGGTGCCACGCTCTACATTGAGCCACGGGAAACCATTGACCTGCAAAACCGCCTGCAACAACTTACCCATCAGGAGGCTGAGGCCGAACGCGCCATTTGCCAAGCCCTCTCGGATCAGTTGGCCACGATTAGTGATGATTTGTGGTATCTGCTCGATGTGCTGACCACCCTCGATATGGCGGTGGCCCGTGCCCACTATAGTCTCTGGTTGCAGGGCAACCCACCCCAGTTTGTCAGTGACACGCGACTGCACCTGAAGGCCTTGCGCCATCCCCTGTTGGTGTGGCAGGAGCACCATGAGCAAGGACAGACCGTGGTTCCCATTGACATTGAATTGCACCCCCCCACCAAGGTGGTGACAATCACTGGCCCCAACACTGGCGGCAAAACAGCAACCTTGAAGGCCTTGGGCTTGGCAGCACTGATGGCAAAAGCAGGGTTGTATGTGCCAGCGGCAGCGCCCGTAGAGTTGCCTTGGTTTACAGGGATTTGGGCAGACATTGGGGATGAGCAGTCCCTGACCCAAAACCTGTCCACCTTTTCCAGTCATATCTGCAATATCCGCGATATTCTCACAGAGCTCGAGATGACAGGGGGCAATACGTTGGTGCTCCTCGATGAAGTGGGGGCCGGCACCGATCCCAGTGAGGGCACAGCCCTAGCGATCGCCCTGTTGCGCTATCTGGCAGAGCACGCCAGTCTCACCTTTGCCACCACCCACTATGGCGAACTCAAAGCCCTCAAGTATCAGGACAGCCGCTTTGAAAATGCCGCCGTTGAGTTTGATGAGACCACCCTTGCCCCGACCTATCGGCTGCTGTGGGGCATACCGGGACAGTCTAACGCCCTAGCGATCGCCCAGCGGTTGGGGCTATATCCCAGCATTATTGAGGATGCCAAAGCCTTTCTCAGTAGCGACAGCAACCGCATCAATGAAATGATTATGGGGCTGGTGGCACAACGCCAAGCCCAAGAGGCCAAAACCACAGCGGCAGCGGCGCTGCTGCGGGATACAGAAGCCCTCTACCAAGAAATTGCCACCAAGGCTCAAGAACTGCGACAACGACAGCAGCAACTGCGCCAACAACAGGAGGAGCAGGTACGCAGCGCCCTCCATCAGGCTCAGCAGGAAATTGCCAAAGTAATTGCTCAACTGCAACGCGCCAACAGTCCCGAACAGGTACAAGCTGCCCAAACGGCCCTAGCTCAGATTGAAAAAACCTATCTCCCCCCGCCGCCGCCTGCCGAATTTATGCCGCAGCCCGGCGATCGCGTGCGTTTGCCCCAATGGCAACAGGTGGGCGAAGTCCTCAGTGTCAGCCAGCAGGGGGATATTGTCGTCCAAGTGGGTTCCGTGAAATTTACTGTGCCGCCCCACGCCGTAGAGTCCCTCAAGGGCGAACCGGTACGCACACCATCTAAACCCAAGTCCGACCCAGCTCAAGCTCCCCTCCCACCCCCTTCTCGCACCCCAACCCCAGCACCCGCCATTCGCACAGAGAGCCGTACCCTCGATCTGCGGGGCAAGCGCACCCATGAGGCGGAACCTCTCCTAGAGGAATTTCTCAACCGCCAGCAGGGAACGGTTTGGATTATCCACGGCCACGGCAGTGGTGCCCTCCGCCAGTTTGTGCATCAATTTTTAGAGCAGCACCCCAGCGTTCAAAGCTATCACCTTGCGCCTCCTGAAGAGGGAGGCCGGGGAGTAACCATTGTGCAGTTATAG
- a CDS encoding FHA domain-containing protein, giving the protein MDASANRPDTYVPHLQAPSRSGEQQWGFMRPSELILAAPTPRLLLHSIYMQRSIVLDQLPVWQIGRSKDCDIVLPDRWCSRHHLCIERQADHRYRLTDLKSMNGTFIGNNRIHAPHLLRHGDRISIGESELEYIDLRDAPSPHPYTNHSHGSNSQVTVLMTHSSRTQGEMWRELLNSQGISTIWATSHFELEKIIAHVESLNCKVSLLLLDLGMPKTNPYDFCRQYRQRYPEMNVILLSGLRTRVHESECKWAVNQGAMALFAGLPRENLFGDLTSITERLQTIAQAIEWTYFNPEALTSTLLKLQDAVDAEMSSGMVL; this is encoded by the coding sequence ATGGACGCCTCAGCCAATCGCCCCGATACCTACGTTCCACACCTACAAGCACCCAGCCGTTCTGGTGAACAGCAGTGGGGGTTCATGCGTCCCAGTGAGCTGATTCTAGCGGCACCCACACCCCGGTTGTTATTGCACTCCATTTACATGCAACGTTCAATTGTGTTGGATCAGTTACCCGTTTGGCAAATTGGTCGAAGTAAAGATTGTGATATTGTCCTACCCGATCGCTGGTGTTCGCGGCACCATCTTTGTATTGAGCGGCAGGCGGATCATCGCTATCGGCTGACTGACCTCAAGAGCATGAACGGGACATTTATCGGTAATAACCGTATCCACGCGCCCCATCTCCTCAGACACGGCGATCGCATTTCCATTGGTGAGTCAGAACTAGAGTACATTGACCTACGGGATGCGCCGAGTCCTCACCCCTACACCAATCATTCCCATGGGAGTAATAGCCAAGTCACGGTCTTGATGACCCACTCTTCGCGTACCCAAGGGGAAATGTGGCGGGAATTATTGAACTCCCAAGGGATTTCGACGATTTGGGCAACATCCCACTTTGAGTTAGAAAAAATCATTGCCCATGTGGAGTCCCTCAACTGCAAAGTCAGCCTCTTGCTCCTCGATTTGGGAATGCCAAAAACCAATCCCTACGATTTTTGTCGCCAGTATCGCCAGCGCTATCCAGAAATGAATGTCATTCTCCTCAGTGGCCTGCGCACCCGTGTCCATGAATCGGAGTGCAAGTGGGCGGTCAACCAAGGCGCGATGGCACTCTTTGCGGGCTTGCCGCGCGAAAATCTGTTTGGAGATCTCACGAGTATTACCGAGCGATTGCAAACGATCGCCCAAGCCATCGAATGGACCTACTTCAATCCTGAAGCCCTCACCAGTACCCTGCTGAAACTGCAGGATGCCGTGGATGCGGAGATGTCGTCGGGGATGGTCCTCTAG
- the coaBC gene encoding bifunctional phosphopantothenoylcysteine decarboxylase/phosphopantothenate--cysteine ligase CoaBC, which translates to MTSPRAVPHLLVGVGGGIAAYKICDVISTQVKAGWQVSAILSETASQFVTPLTLSTLCRQSVLTDADFWHPQAPRPLHIELAEKATLMLIAPLTANTLAKLVLGLADNLLTSTVLASQIPILVAPAMNTTMWEQPTVQSHWQQLQQQPRYHCLPPAYGRLACDSVGVGRMAETQEIIAYLDSLAYTHGQRDLAGKHLLITAGGTREYWDTVRFIGNPATGKMGIALARAALHRGAKVTLIHGAIAEPIPAQVRAIEAISSEAMCKAVLEVWPEADWLVMAAAVGDVRPAQQWSGKLPKSELPTALPLSPVPDILQAVAQMRQPHQRLIGFAAQTGDIVTPAREKLERKGLDLIVANAVDQADGGFGSTENAAVVLDRQGRSRNLAKVPKLILAHQIFDVAQEWL; encoded by the coding sequence TTGACGAGTCCTAGGGCAGTTCCCCATTTATTAGTGGGGGTGGGGGGTGGCATTGCTGCCTATAAAATCTGTGATGTGATCTCCACGCAAGTAAAGGCGGGGTGGCAAGTGTCTGCCATCCTTTCAGAGACCGCCTCGCAGTTCGTTACGCCGTTGACCCTTTCGACCCTGTGCCGGCAATCGGTACTCACAGATGCGGATTTTTGGCATCCCCAAGCGCCGCGACCGCTACACATTGAACTGGCAGAAAAGGCAACGCTGATGTTGATTGCTCCCCTCACGGCCAATACGTTGGCAAAGCTGGTGCTGGGTTTGGCGGATAACCTACTGACCAGTACGGTGCTGGCCTCCCAAATACCCATCTTGGTGGCACCGGCCATGAACACGACCATGTGGGAGCAACCGACGGTACAGAGCCATTGGCAACAACTGCAACAACAGCCCCGTTATCATTGCTTACCCCCGGCCTATGGCCGCTTGGCCTGTGACAGCGTCGGTGTGGGGCGGATGGCGGAGACGCAGGAAATCATTGCCTATTTGGACTCCTTGGCCTATACCCACGGCCAGCGAGACTTAGCTGGCAAGCATCTGCTGATTACGGCGGGGGGCACCCGTGAATATTGGGATACAGTGCGCTTCATTGGTAATCCGGCAACGGGGAAAATGGGGATCGCTCTGGCAAGGGCAGCCCTGCATCGCGGTGCAAAGGTGACGTTGATTCATGGGGCGATCGCCGAGCCGATCCCAGCCCAGGTACGCGCTATTGAAGCAATTAGTAGCGAAGCAATGTGCAAAGCTGTCCTTGAGGTGTGGCCAGAGGCAGATTGGCTGGTGATGGCTGCCGCCGTTGGCGATGTCCGCCCGGCCCAACAGTGGTCGGGAAAGCTGCCGAAATCGGAGTTGCCTACCGCCTTACCCCTGAGTCCGGTGCCCGATATTTTGCAAGCGGTGGCTCAGATGCGCCAACCCCACCAACGTCTGATTGGTTTTGCTGCCCAAACGGGGGATATTGTAACGCCCGCCCGCGAAAAGCTAGAACGCAAGGGCTTGGATTTGATAGTTGCCAATGCGGTGGATCAAGCCGATGGTGGCTTTGGCAGCACCGAAAACGCAGCGGTGGTGCTGGATCGGCAGGGGCGATCGCGCAACCTTGCCAAGGTACCAAAGTTAATTCTGGCCCACCAAATTTTTGACGTTGCCCAAGAATGGCTCTGA
- a CDS encoding Dps family protein, with protein sequence MSATTTLKEQVLTTLKREQANAVVLYLNYKKYHWLTYGPLFRELHLLFEEQGTEVFAMIDELAERSLMLDGQPVADPADYLKVATVTPSSGQLTVKQMIEEAIANHELIITEMHQDAEVATEAGDIGTADLYTRLVQTHQKHRWFLKEFLAKGDGLVS encoded by the coding sequence ATGAGTGCAACAACAACGCTGAAAGAGCAAGTGCTGACCACGCTGAAACGGGAACAGGCCAATGCGGTTGTCCTGTATCTGAACTATAAAAAGTACCACTGGCTAACCTATGGCCCCTTGTTTCGGGAGTTGCACCTGCTGTTTGAAGAACAGGGAACAGAAGTCTTTGCCATGATTGATGAACTGGCTGAGCGTAGCTTGATGCTTGATGGCCAGCCAGTGGCAGACCCCGCAGACTATCTCAAAGTGGCAACGGTAACCCCCTCAAGCGGCCAACTCACGGTCAAGCAAATGATTGAGGAGGCGATCGCTAACCATGAGCTGATCATTACCGAGATGCACCAAGATGCAGAAGTGGCCACTGAGGCGGGCGACATTGGTACGGCTGACCTCTACACCCGTTTGGTGCAAACCCACCAAAAACATCGCTGGTTCCTCAAGGAGTTTTTAGCCAAAGGCGATGGCTTGGTCAGTTAG
- a CDS encoding DUF2555 domain-containing protein: protein MQTTHHYTQEYINHLTPQEVAALARRLEEDDYDTPFAALEDWHLLRAIAFQRPELVEPYLYLLDLEAFDES, encoded by the coding sequence ATGCAAACAACTCACCACTACACTCAGGAGTATATCAATCACCTCACCCCCCAGGAGGTGGCTGCCTTGGCACGACGGCTTGAGGAGGATGATTACGATACACCCTTTGCTGCCCTTGAAGACTGGCATCTGCTGCGGGCCATTGCCTTTCAGCGGCCGGAGTTAGTCGAGCCTTACTTGTACCTTCTGGATTTAGAAGCCTTTGACGAGTCCTAG
- a CDS encoding bifunctional diguanylate cyclase/phosphodiesterase, whose product MTNPQFLRVVALLSLGVATAVFIEWVLAAITSHSPLLVGIDVFAAIALGLTALAITLMGSRGRDRELACLPQLCGLVLVLMGVAIAVAVFNAQEITAPWQALSLPAYTSLLRPVAFIGLGVALWGVRGERSWQVIFGQGGAITSACLLFLEVLAGLYQLPLSLSASALGQILACVLLGLLNLCLMQWHPSLGVMRYFSSQRIGGLLLRRLLPWSILGPLLIGWVIQWVHHDRLWLSERLAQEVQIISIIAFLVTLLVTEAQHLNQVEQERQSFWRAYTEMDEVFRNSLLLSPLPMALVAADGQLWLMNRAWQEQTGSSPEEIPTWEGWLDIAFPEAAQRQWAATEFQRCLITQARVEHGDVCIRTRANQERIWQMVSLPLQLPNGNQQFILLTAVDVTRQRQLTQQLAAQQTELEAQVIARTLDLHNVNGELQAAQEKLNQLLDRADAFVSEIRLFPDGSWCYEYLSQGHLRILGYSPLDFQEDPNLWRSRVPSEDWEAYHRPFREKLLQEGCAHTEYRFQHRDGHEVWISLNATAEPQGDGSYLITTVGVDVTQRKKAMLALVESETRFRQMADASPLMIWLADSKGTIEFANQTICRVLGASLDQILGWNWLDLVHPEDRERTEQAIRLAVEQQQSYEIEHRLRNGQGVYRWVLKQAAPRYAEDGTCIGYLGSCLDITNIKLAEEKLRQLACQDSLTNLPNRAFLTEKIDQLLAAYHRGDIPPFAVLFLDLDRFKVINDSLGHDAGDELLLEIAHRLRSSMRQQEIVGRLGGDEFIAILEHIEGLQQIYEYGDRLRRCISEPYVLKGTEVSVSVSIGIAIVNSRYRTAGELLRDADIAMYAAKAQGCNGMQLFESEHHQAVYTRLQREQEFRRALEQEQLALFYQPIVSLSQDSLVGFEVLVRWQHPENGWISPAEFLPLALGLGLATKLDQWVLQKAIFNLYQWQQTLGSRAADFTLSVNISSAFFNSGQMVPLLKHLLPLYGIRGQQVILEITEEVIMPDSRFAQEQLEALQALDIRCGIDDFGTGYSSLSRLSQLPLYTLKIDQSFVRDIETNFQNLEIVRAIISLARTLQLEVVAEGIEHLSQKQCLQALGCQRGQGFLFGEPLSEEQAHQLLQARITPCQTESK is encoded by the coding sequence ATGACCAATCCCCAATTCTTACGAGTGGTTGCTCTGTTGAGTCTAGGGGTAGCAACAGCTGTTTTTATAGAGTGGGTTCTCGCTGCCATCACTTCCCACTCGCCTCTCTTGGTCGGTATTGATGTTTTTGCTGCCATCGCCCTTGGGTTAACCGCATTGGCCATCACCCTCATGGGATCTAGGGGCAGAGATCGAGAATTAGCATGCCTCCCCCAGCTCTGTGGCCTAGTGCTTGTTCTCATGGGGGTGGCAATTGCCGTAGCAGTTTTCAATGCTCAGGAAATCACTGCTCCGTGGCAAGCGCTGTCTTTGCCGGCCTACACCAGTTTGCTACGGCCTGTGGCCTTTATAGGGCTAGGGGTGGCCCTGTGGGGGGTCAGGGGGGAGCGAAGTTGGCAAGTGATTTTCGGTCAAGGAGGGGCAATCACAAGTGCCTGTCTGCTGTTCCTTGAGGTATTGGCCGGTCTGTACCAATTGCCGCTGTCTCTTAGTGCCTCTGCCCTTGGCCAAATCCTCGCCTGCGTTCTTCTTGGGCTGTTGAACCTCTGCCTTATGCAATGGCATCCCTCCCTAGGGGTGATGCGTTACTTCAGTTCACAAAGGATAGGTGGCCTACTCTTGCGGCGATTGTTGCCTTGGAGCATCCTTGGCCCCCTCCTCATTGGTTGGGTAATTCAATGGGTACACCACGATCGCCTATGGCTTTCGGAGCGCTTAGCCCAAGAGGTGCAGATCATCAGTATCATCGCTTTTTTGGTCACTCTTTTGGTTACGGAGGCTCAGCATCTGAACCAAGTAGAGCAGGAGCGGCAGTCATTTTGGCGCGCCTACACTGAGATGGACGAGGTGTTCCGCAACAGCCTGCTTTTATCACCGCTGCCGATGGCGTTGGTGGCGGCGGATGGTCAACTGTGGTTGATGAATCGGGCATGGCAAGAGCAAACCGGCAGCAGCCCAGAGGAAATCCCCACATGGGAGGGGTGGTTAGACATTGCCTTTCCTGAAGCAGCGCAACGCCAGTGGGCGGCCACAGAATTCCAACGCTGCCTTATAACGCAGGCACGGGTTGAGCATGGGGATGTGTGCATCCGCACTCGCGCCAACCAAGAGCGTATTTGGCAGATGGTTTCCCTGCCCCTGCAACTGCCCAACGGCAACCAACAGTTCATTTTACTGACGGCAGTGGATGTCACGCGACAACGGCAGCTGACCCAGCAACTTGCAGCCCAGCAAACGGAACTTGAGGCGCAGGTGATTGCCCGCACCCTCGATTTGCACAACGTCAATGGGGAACTCCAGGCCGCCCAAGAAAAGCTCAATCAACTGTTGGATCGCGCCGATGCCTTTGTCAGTGAAATACGGCTCTTTCCTGATGGCTCTTGGTGCTATGAGTATCTCTCCCAAGGGCACCTGCGCATTCTCGGCTACAGCCCCCTTGACTTTCAAGAAGACCCGAATCTTTGGCGATCGCGGGTTCCCTCCGAGGACTGGGAAGCCTATCATCGTCCCTTTCGCGAGAAATTACTCCAAGAAGGCTGTGCCCACACCGAATATCGCTTTCAACATCGCGACGGCCATGAGGTGTGGATTTCCCTCAATGCCACCGCTGAACCTCAAGGGGATGGCAGTTACCTGATCACCACGGTGGGGGTGGATGTCACCCAACGCAAAAAAGCGATGCTAGCCCTAGTGGAAAGTGAAACCCGTTTTCGCCAGATGGCCGATGCCTCACCTTTGATGATCTGGCTGGCAGATAGCAAAGGCACCATTGAGTTTGCCAACCAAACCATTTGCCGCGTCTTGGGCGCCTCCTTAGACCAAATCCTTGGCTGGAACTGGTTAGACCTTGTCCATCCTGAGGATCGGGAGCGCACAGAGCAGGCCATCCGTCTTGCCGTTGAGCAGCAGCAAAGCTATGAAATTGAGCACCGCCTGCGCAATGGCCAAGGTGTCTATCGCTGGGTACTCAAGCAAGCGGCACCCCGCTATGCCGAAGACGGCACTTGCATTGGCTACCTTGGTTCCTGCTTGGACATTACCAACATCAAGCTAGCGGAGGAGAAATTGCGGCAACTGGCTTGCCAGGATAGTTTAACGAATCTCCCCAATCGCGCCTTCCTCACAGAAAAAATTGATCAACTGCTGGCTGCCTACCACCGCGGTGACATTCCGCCCTTTGCCGTTTTGTTTTTGGATTTGGATCGGTTTAAGGTCATCAATGATAGCTTGGGTCATGATGCCGGCGACGAGTTACTTCTAGAAATTGCCCATCGCCTTCGGTCGAGTATGCGCCAGCAGGAGATCGTTGGCCGATTGGGGGGAGACGAGTTTATTGCCATCCTCGAACACATTGAGGGTCTCCAGCAGATTTATGAGTATGGCGATCGCCTGCGCCGTTGCATTAGTGAACCCTATGTGCTCAAGGGCACTGAAGTAAGTGTCAGCGTCAGCATTGGCATCGCCATTGTTAATTCTCGTTACCGCACTGCCGGTGAACTGCTGCGGGATGCTGATATTGCCATGTATGCTGCCAAGGCCCAAGGGTGCAACGGTATGCAACTCTTTGAATCGGAGCACCACCAAGCGGTTTACACCCGCTTACAACGGGAACAGGAATTTCGCCGTGCCCTAGAGCAGGAGCAACTAGCGCTCTTCTACCAGCCCATTGTCAGCCTCAGTCAGGACAGCCTTGTTGGTTTTGAAGTATTAGTTCGCTGGCAGCATCCCGAAAACGGTTGGATCAGTCCGGCAGAATTTTTGCCCTTGGCTCTGGGGTTGGGTCTAGCCACAAAACTGGATCAATGGGTTCTGCAAAAGGCAATTTTCAACCTCTACCAATGGCAACAGACACTGGGTTCTCGGGCTGCCGACTTCACCCTCAGTGTCAATATTTCCAGTGCTTTCTTTAATTCTGGCCAAATGGTTCCTTTGCTCAAGCATCTGTTGCCGCTCTATGGGATTCGCGGCCAGCAAGTGATTCTGGAGATTACTGAGGAAGTGATCATGCCCGATTCAAGGTTTGCCCAAGAGCAATTGGAGGCGCTCCAAGCCCTTGATATTCGCTGTGGCATTGATGACTTTGGCACTGGCTATTCCTCCCTCAGCCGCCTGAGCCAACTGCCGTTGTATACCCTAAAGATTGACCAGTCCTTTGTCCGAGACATCGAAACCAATTTCCAAAATTTAGAAATTGTTCGTGCCATTATTAGCCTCGCCCGAACCCTGCAACTAGAAGTGGTTGCCGAAGGCATTGAACATCTCTCCCAAAAGCAGTGCTTGCAGGCGTTGGGCTGTCAGCGGGGTCAGGGGTTTCTCTTTGGTGAACCCCTCTCTGAGGAGCAAGCGCACCAGTTACTACAAGCGAGGATCACGCCTTGTCAAACGGAAAGCAAATAA